The DNA segment TGATGTTATAAGAGCTCTCTCCCGAAGGCCCCTCATTCAGTTCGCTGACTTTGCGCTGAGGAGGGAGTATGGGAACTTGATAGAGCCTTGTACACCTAGCGAGAAGCTATATGCTTACTCAAGCCTCATTTCAAGAATTAGCACCGTAATTTCAAGTCTACGCATACCAGCGCCAAAGAGTGTTAAGCCAGCCCCTCCCGAAGGTAAGCTAAGCGATGGACTCGTTAGCGAAGCTGAGCGCCTCTGCGCAAGCCTGGAAAACTTGAGGACCTCTATAGTATCTAAGGAAGAAGAGATAAAGAGGATTAAGACTGAGGCGAAAGAACTTGAGTCGATGATGAAGGAGCTTGATGAGCTAAAGAAGATGAGGAGGGCTGGCGTGAGGAGGAGGATAATAGAGCTCAGGGCAAAGCTAGGCACTAATCCTGAGGGGAGGCTTGAAGAGTTAAAGCGTAAGTTGAGTACGCTTGAAAGTGAGAAGAAGAGCCTTGAGTGTGAGCTTAAAGAGCTAGTTAAGACTCGAGGACCTGAGCTCTATGCTTATAGAGAGATGCTGCAGATTGAAGTAGCGTTCGAGGAAGTTAAGGCCTTAGGAGGCAAGGTTGGGAGGCTATACGTCTTCGAGGCTTGGACTCCAAGAGATAAGGTTCCTGAAGTTGAGAAAGCATTAAGCGAGGTGACCGGTGGTCATTACATTCTTGAGGAGGCGAAGCTAGAGGTGTACGAGGAAGCTGAGGCCCCCACCCATGTAGAGCCACCGCGCTATCTGAGATCCTATCAATCGCTTGTCAATGGCTTCGGCGTCCCTACGAATTACGAACTGAACCCAGCTTTCCTAATGTCTATAACCTTCCCAGTGATCTTTGGCTTCATGTTCGGCGACGTAGGCCACGGCCTAATACTTCTAGTTGGCGCTCTATACTTCATGTACTTGGGGCGTAAGAGGATTAAGATCTTCGAGCTCCTCGAGCCCGTTGTCCAAGGGTCTGACTTGCTGCTTTACTGTGCCATCTCATCTACGCTCATAGGCTTCCTCTTCTACGGCACTCTCTTTGGCAGCAAGGTGTGGTACCAATCATTATTTGGACTTAAGGAGCCACTAATACCGCTAGCTTCGCTGCACGCCCCCATACCGCTACTGAAGCTATCCATCTTCATCGGGATATTTCACATAACCCTAGGCCTCCTCCTAGGCATAGTTAACAAGGTTAAGAATGGTGAAGTTAAGGAGGCGATCGCAGGCCCCTTCACTTGGCTAATCTTCTACCTTACTGCCGGCTTGCTCTTCGCTTACTACTGCTTCGTCGTTGGTAGGGCGTCGCGTTTCATAGCCGACATGTTCGTATTCGACGTTTCAAAGCTACCATTGCCAGTTCCCCCGCTTTTACTAATAGTTGCGCTCTTTGTACTCATGCTAGCAATTAGGGTTAAGTTTGGAGAGCCTGCTGAAGGCCTTGGATCAGCCCTGGAGTCTTTCATAGCCTCCCTCTCTAACACCATATCTTACGGCAGGATCTTCGCATTCTTCCTAGTTCACCACGCTATTAGTGAGATAGGCTTAATTGGGGGGATCGAGAGGACGATAACACCCATGGGCCTGTTCTCCTTCATCATGATCACCTTCCTCATAATATCTATAGAGCTACTGGCCACATTCATGCAGACGCTAAGGCTTCACTGGGTTGAGTGGTTCCTGAAGTTCTATGAAGGGGCCGGTATGCCGTTTAGGCCCACTGTCTTCGCTAGGTACTTCACGAGGGCTTAGGCCACCTGTTTACTATCCTCTACACCTTGCTCGAGACGTAGGCTGTAAAGATCCCCCGGGAGGGATTTGAACCCTCGGCCACTCGGTGTCAGCGCTCAGCTGAGTAGAGCTCACCGTGCGCCTAAGCGCCCTCCCTCCACTGAGTATCTACAGCCGAGCGCTCTACCTCTGAGCTACCGGGGGCCCTAGGATAGCTTTCTATTAGTAACTTAAACTTTTACTTCCTTTGCTCAATGAAAAAAGTAAGATGGCTTAAGGAGCTTCCCCTAGGTCTGAGGCTCTCAGAGCTTCTCTCTCGATGGAGGCTTCACTTAGCACGTCAGAGGCTACATAGATAGGCGCCTTTGTTCTTAAGGCTAGCGCTATTGCGTCGCTAGCCCGGCTCTCTAAGTCCCTATTTCCTTTAGCTGTCTCAATAGTAATCCTCGCCTTAAACCTATCTTCCGTAATAGCATATATCGCAGCTTGCTTTAAGGAAACGTCAGCCTCCTTCATCAGCCTTACTACTAAGTCGTGGATCCCTACTCCTTCAGCAGTTTCGCTCAAGGCCTCCTTGATTGATGAAGCCTGGAGGGGATCTACTAGCACTGGCATTAGCCTACCACTTGGCTCTTCCAGTAGTACTGCTGAGGCTAGTCCAAAAGGGGTGCTAGCTGTTACTACGTCTAAGACCTTTACTTCGACGAACTCTTTCATTTAAAACGCTCCTTAACACCCTGCTAAGGCATACTGCTAAGCTTTAGTTAAAAACCTTCCCACTATGAGGCTGAGGCAAAGTTAGCTACAGCTCGCTAAATAAGAGGCTTCTTGGCAGGGTGGGGGGCGCGTAATGTTAAGCTAGCACTTAGACCTCGCCTTAAGCCACCTAGCCACCTTTCGGAGGAAGGGGTTGTGGCTAACGTCAATTACTGGCACCTCGATTCCGTCTATTTTCAACACTTCCCTATATGATGGCATTAATGTAAACAACACCAAGGACCAGATCACCCTTCCGTTTAAGTACTCCTTAACTAAGCTCTCTGTCGTCAAAGGGAGTGGGAAGTAGCAGAAGAGTATGCCTTCTGTCCAGTTTGGTAGGATGAGCTGGCCAGCCTTAAAGTATGCATTTAGAAGCTTAGCTAAGCTTTCAGTTGATGGGTACTCTACTACTTCCTTAATGACAACTTCACGACAAGGCTCATACCTAACCTTAATTACCAAGCCTTCACCTAGGTGTACGTTTTAGGGCCAAGAGGTCTAATAAGCTTTCAGTGAAAAGTTTAAGAAGCCCTCGTGCAGCCTTACGCAAGGCCCCGGTAGTATAGCCCGGTCTAGTATATCGGCCTGTCGAGCCGGTGACCCGGGTTCAAATCCCGGCCGGGGCGTTAAGAGTCCCTCGCCTAGTTATCACTACTTCCCGTGGCCCTCCTCCCTGTACTCAATGAGGTTATGCCCGTAAACGTGGTGCCCTCCATGTTTTCCTCTTCAAGGGATTAGCCAATGAATTTTAAAAAGCCTTAGCAAGCGTTAAGCAGGACCCTGAATGACTGACCCCTTCGGCCTATTTGAAGAGGCTTGTCTTAGGGCTCTGTCCTCAGCTCTAAACAGCCTCAACCTTCAAGTAGTTAAGGTGGTTCTCGAGCCTCCACCCGATAGTAGGTTTGGGGATTTAGCCTATCCTTGCTTTGAGCTCGCTAAAGTAATTGGTGAGGAGCCGTTTAAAGTAGCTACTCTCCTTAAGAAAGAGGTTGAGCTGCTGGCTCAGCCTATAATAGATAGCGTTGAGGCGGCCCAGCCTGGTTACTTAAACTTTAAGGCTAATAGCATAGAGCTAGCTAATGAGCTATTCAAGTCTATCCGTGAGTCTCCAGAACTATACGGACTATCGCCAGCTGATAAGAGGCTTAGGGTAATAGTTGAGCACACTAGCGGCAACCCAGTCCATCCTTTAACCGCAGGCACTGGACGTAATGCCTTCATAGGCGACGCGCTATCTAGGCTATTGAAGGCTAGAGGACATTTAGTAGAGCGTCATTTCTACATAGATGATGTAGGCTTTCAGGTAGCGTTAGTAGCTTATGTCTACGGCTTAATTAAAGGTAAGGCTAGAGTTAAGGGAAAGCCGGATCACTTCATAGGCCTGCTTTATTCAATCGCCCACAACCTCATGGAGCTTCAGAGGCTGAAGAGGGAGGCTGAAGAGGGGGCGAGCGATAAGTCTAGGCTAGATGAAGTAGTTGCGTCTCTTCAAGAGCTGAGGGAGCGTGATGAAGAGCTCTTTGACATCCTCTCGAGCGTCGCTATTGAGAGAGACCTTAGGAGTGAGGCGTTAAGACTTAATCAAGCTTATGAGCGTGGAGACCCTTCCTCTATTAAGCAAGTTAGGGAGGTTTGCGACCTTGCTCTTAGGGGATTTAGAGAGACTCTTTCAAGAGTCCGCGTGGAGTTCGACTCATGGGACTGGGAGAGCGAGGTAACTTTATGGAGTCGAGCAGTTGAAAGAGTGATTGAGGAGCTCAAAGCCACCCCCTTTACCTCAATTAGAGACGGGGCGCTGATATTTAATGCTGAAGAGGTAGCCACTAAGTTAGGGCTTAAGCATAAGCTTGGAGTAAAAGAGTCCCACACAATACCTAGTCTCACCTTAACGAGGGCTGACGGCACTACTCTCTACGTGACGAGGGACATAGCTTATGCTTTATGGAAGCTTAAGCGGGCTGACTTAGTCATAAGCGTCATAGGCTCAGAGCAGAGCCTTGCTCAGACTCAGCTTAAGCTTGCCCTCTATGCCTTGGGCAGAGGGCTAGATGCAGATAGGTATGTGCATTATGCCTACGAACTAGTCAGGCTCCCTGGCCGGAGAATGTCTGCAAGGCGTGGACGCTACGTGACGTTAGATCAGTTGATAAACGAGGCCGTGGCTAGGCTGCGCTTAGAAGTTGAGAAGCGTTGGCCAAACCTTCCGCCCGAGGCCAAAGAAAGAGTGGCTGAGAAGCTTGGTGTTGGGGCTGTTAGGTTTGCCTTCCTTAATGTATCGGCCTCAAGGCCTATTACCTTCTCCTGGGATCAAGTAGTAAACTTTGAGCGCAATAGCTTCCCCTTCATCAACTACACGTATGTTAGGGCTCTAGGTATTTTACGTAAGGGAGGCCGTGAGCCTGGGGCCGTCGATGCTTCTAAGCTGAGGGAAGGTATTGAGCGTGAATTAATAGTTAAGCTAAGCCTCTTCCCTAGGATAGTTAAGCAGGCGGCCGATGAGCTGAAACCCGAGCTCCTTACCACATACTTAAACGAGCTCAGCCTCCTATTCAATAGCTACTACGAGAAGGTTGACGTGATCCACGTGAGGGATGAAGAGGTCAAGAAGGCTAGGATGGAGTTAGTTTACGCTACTAAAGTTGTGCTTGAAAATGGGCTCTCCCTTCTTGGAATAGAGCCCGCTGAGTTCATGTAGGAGCTGGCTAACCTTTCTAGACCCCGTGCGGACACATAGCTTAGAGTAGTTAAGGAGGGGGATCCTTGGTCGACGCTACTTTAAGGATACCTTCCCTCCACTAAGATTATGACTGGGCTCTCTCTCCCCACTTTACTATGTATTAAGGCGGCTAGCTTCTC comes from the Candidatus Nezhaarchaeota archaeon genome and includes:
- a CDS encoding bifunctional nuclease family protein; this translates as MKEFVEVKVLDVVTASTPFGLASAVLLEEPSGRLMPVLVDPLQASSIKEALSETAEGVGIHDLVVRLMKEADVSLKQAAIYAITEDRFKARITIETAKGNRDLESRASDAIALALRTKAPIYVASDVLSEASIEREALRASDLGEAP
- a CDS encoding arginine--tRNA ligase, translated to MTDPFGLFEEACLRALSSALNSLNLQVVKVVLEPPPDSRFGDLAYPCFELAKVIGEEPFKVATLLKKEVELLAQPIIDSVEAAQPGYLNFKANSIELANELFKSIRESPELYGLSPADKRLRVIVEHTSGNPVHPLTAGTGRNAFIGDALSRLLKARGHLVERHFYIDDVGFQVALVAYVYGLIKGKARVKGKPDHFIGLLYSIAHNLMELQRLKREAEEGASDKSRLDEVVASLQELRERDEELFDILSSVAIERDLRSEALRLNQAYERGDPSSIKQVREVCDLALRGFRETLSRVRVEFDSWDWESEVTLWSRAVERVIEELKATPFTSIRDGALIFNAEEVATKLGLKHKLGVKESHTIPSLTLTRADGTTLYVTRDIAYALWKLKRADLVISVIGSEQSLAQTQLKLALYALGRGLDADRYVHYAYELVRLPGRRMSARRGRYVTLDQLINEAVARLRLEVEKRWPNLPPEAKERVAEKLGVGAVRFAFLNVSASRPITFSWDQVVNFERNSFPFINYTYVRALGILRKGGREPGAVDASKLREGIERELIVKLSLFPRIVKQAADELKPELLTTYLNELSLLFNSYYEKVDVIHVRDEEVKKARMELVYATKVVLENGLSLLGIEPAEFM